From Rhodothermales bacterium:
TGCTCCGCTGGCGGACAATCTGAAGGTTGATCGGCCCACGGACTAGCCGCGCGGATACGGCGGGAACGGACCATGCTCTCTTTCGACTACCGGCACCGGGTACGCTATCGTGAATGCGATCCCATGGGTGTCGTTTACCACACGCACTACCTCGACTACTTCGAGATCGCTCGAACAGAGGCCCTCCGGGACCTTGGTTTACCGTACGCCGAGCTGGAGGAAGCGGGAATCAGCATGCCGGTCACGGACGTTTCGGTGCAGTATCGCAGATCTGCAACCTATGACGATGTCCTTATTATCCGATCGATCTTTCCGGAAACTGTACCGGTGGCAAGGGTAAAGATCGAATACGTCGTCTTCCGGGAAGACGTGCCAGACGACGTTATCGCGACGGGACATGTAACGCTGTGCTTCATGGACACGGCCCGCGGGCGCCCCACCAGGGCTCCTCGACGCCTGGTCGAAATTATTGAGCGGGAACTCGCAAGAACCTGAATGCCGCAGATCGATCGACCCGAGTATATCTCCGATGAATATCTAACCGACGTTATCCGCACCGGCCTGGCGGAGGACGTCGGAGACGGCGACGTGACTTCGTTGGCCACCGTATCACCGGACACACGCGCCGAAGGAGATTTCGTTTGCAAGCAGGACGGAGTATTGGCCGGCCTGTCGGTGGCCTCACAGGTCTTTCGGATGGTAGATGACAGCATTGGCGTTTCGTGGAAGATCTCGGATGGCGCGAACGTGAGGGCGGGCGATGTGGCGGGAACGGTCCGTGGACCCGCGATCAGCATTCTTACAGCCGAACGGCTCGCCTTGAACATCCTCCAGCGCATGGGCGGAATTGCGACGATGACACGAGAGATGGTGGATGCCGTCGCGTCGTATCGCACGAAGATTCTTGACACGCGAAAAACGGCCCCGGGACTTCGACTCCTTGACAAGTGGGCGGTCCTCCTCGGTGGCGGGACAAATCACAGAATCGGCCTCTACGACATGATTCTCATCAAGGAGAATCATATCTCGTCGGCCGGTGGAATTGAGAACGCCATCTCCGCTGCACGGAAGTACGCCAACAACAGCGCTACTCCGCTGAAGATCGAAGTTGAAGTCACGACGCTCGATGAAGTGAGACGGGCGCTTCGGATGGGAGGGATTGACTATCTCTTGCTGGATAATATGACTTCGGTCGATCCTGACGGCCATCTTGATACGTCCCTGCTCACCGCCGCGGTCGAACTGGTGGACGGCGCAGTCGAGACGGAGGCATCCGGCAACGTGACTCTTGAGACCGTCACCCGCATCGCCCGGACCGGCGTGAACAACATCTCCTGCGGCGCATTGACCCATTCGGTACAGGCTCTCGACATCTCGCTACTGCTAAACCTCCACGATTAGCCGCCAATTCGTAGAAGTGAGCTGCACGGGCTGTTATCTTGGCCGTGCAATTCATGGTCCTTTCGGGATCCTCTTCGGCGGAATCCGGACAGGTCATCAAACAGCCTCATCAACCAGAACGATTTCATGCTACAGGAGCATAGCCGACTGTTCCAGCGCATGATGTTCGCCGGCGATTTCGTGCTGACGATTGTCGCATGGATCCTGGCCTATCTCATCCGGTTCGAGCTGCTCGTTCCCCCTGAGTGGGTGCCCTTCGAGCGGTATCTGTATTTGTTGCCGTGGGTTCTGATCGTCGCGTCGCTGGTTTTCTGGTCCACGGGCCTGTATGCGGCTGACCGGGCTCAACGTATATCCAGCCTCGTCTTTGCGGTGGCGAAGGCGGTGGCCGTTGAATTGCTGGTTGTCGCCGCGTCCCTCTCTTTCTATCGAGCACTCTCCTTTTCCCGGCTGATGCTCATCCTGTTCGGGGTGCTGACCCCAACACTGATGATCCTCTACCGGCTCGCCATCTACTCCT
This genomic window contains:
- a CDS encoding acyl-CoA thioesterase, with translation MLSFDYRHRVRYRECDPMGVVYHTHYLDYFEIARTEALRDLGLPYAELEEAGISMPVTDVSVQYRRSATYDDVLIIRSIFPETVPVARVKIEYVVFREDVPDDVIATGHVTLCFMDTARGRPTRAPRRLVEIIERELART
- the nadC gene encoding carboxylating nicotinate-nucleotide diphosphorylase codes for the protein MPQIDRPEYISDEYLTDVIRTGLAEDVGDGDVTSLATVSPDTRAEGDFVCKQDGVLAGLSVASQVFRMVDDSIGVSWKISDGANVRAGDVAGTVRGPAISILTAERLALNILQRMGGIATMTREMVDAVASYRTKILDTRKTAPGLRLLDKWAVLLGGGTNHRIGLYDMILIKENHISSAGGIENAISAARKYANNSATPLKIEVEVTTLDEVRRALRMGGIDYLLLDNMTSVDPDGHLDTSLLTAAVELVDGAVETEASGNVTLETVTRIARTGVNNISCGALTHSVQALDISLLLNLHD